The nucleotide sequence CTCAAATGCAAGAGTTCGTTGCGGTGAAGCGAATGGAGCAAGAGCACTCCGCTGCACTGTAAGAAAAACATATTCATTTAGTGTAActgaaataacaaatattGGATTTTATTTGAGCATTCCCACTAACGgcgtaacgggtatctgatagttaCATAGTTTTTTACATATCATCCACCACCAATACACAAATATATCTAAATACATTCATAATTAAGCTCGTCTTTAAGTTTATGCTTCATTACTTGCATTCCAATTCTATTTTTGATTGCTTTTAGTATCAAGTAAGTGTCCAATAGAACTTAGTTATAGCTCGATCAATATCGTAGGCTATCCAGTGCATTTCAATCATATATTTTCCCTCCGGAAAGGGCAGTATTTTTGTAACCTTATTGTTTATACTATGATATGGCATCTTATCCAGAATAATATCATGCTGAAATATAGATAATATGAATATTATACTTTATTACCTTGGGGAATACATACGTCAAAGGGGCAAGAGTGGTTAATATTGGAGTAATCTTtgaaaaaattgtaaaagtAAAGGGCAACCGGATTGGGATTCGGCGATGTTAGGAATCTGCACGCATCAAAACTCATATTGTAGAGAAAGGGCATATAGCCATTCACGCGTTTATAGAGACCAAAACGCACCTGAATAAAAGAATATAAGCTTATTAATATGCCTCAAAATAC is from Drosophila melanogaster chromosome 3L and encodes:
- the CG33764 gene encoding uncharacterized protein, with translation MAIKLNLFVASLILLTYYITEIYSVVKFTNIQCQSLDRDFALFDSWFLKSVNRSYKYVSVKVKLLKIPVSKVKVRFGLYKRVNGYMPFLYNMSFDACRFLTSPNPNPVALYFYNFFKDYSNINHSCPFDHDIILDKMPYHSINNKVTKILPFPEGKYMIEMHWIAYDIDRAITKFYWTLT